One Halichoerus grypus chromosome 1, mHalGry1.hap1.1, whole genome shotgun sequence genomic region harbors:
- the MISP gene encoding mitotic interactor and substrate of PLK1, whose translation MDRVTRYPIFSIPHSPRLAGLDPDGDTSYTFEVVDVGPAARGWGQDKPQAWPAYREAQLNAARTGASYSQRAFPGRLPPWMLSFREGDKDEEVKACRLDAGDTQPRRPRDLEKERWAVIQGQALRKNSTVATLHGTPGHLDPRSPGQPEPGPLEESAVDREQIDFLAAKQQFLSLEQANAGGPLHPPARVAPARAPPGLSQAPKASSGLLLANGCDVPLKPQEREVLLREKRVCGLPAVSGAQAADDPGSRSQVGSLELPKETPIEREIRLAQEREADLREQRGLRRENSQQELVEIPSRPLLTKVSLTAAPRRDRGRPSLYVQWDLAQETQREEDHRWREGLQATPNRLSRAPQSGLRRALSSDSILDLASDSSTADPAPEVRKVGRIPADAYQPYLHPGSPRLDFEAFHAHGKLRGLSTDEAKAAGSPRATGSLRHLLESSGNPPGMKPECSKPPRGRLQAHGGVIRWEYFHLSPLRFRVPDVPPRAEGPRVRGWEVGGTLASRLQRSPSSELLEREVESVLQREQEVAEERRNALFPEVFSPPPAEDNDGGDQDSRGSSAASGIMGSYSVPESHFFSPIHLHSGLVWTAEAPAEASPERRKKREQRYAGIKSLDHIDSEVLEATRVTHHKNAMARRWEAGIYTSESQD comes from the exons ATGGACCGAGTGACCAGATACCCCATCTTCAGCATCCCTCACTCGCCTCGCCTGGCTGGCTTGGACCCCGATGGGGACACCAGCTACACGTTTGAGGTGGTGGATGTGGGGCCGgcggccaggggctggggccaggacAAACCACAGGCGTGGCCGGCTTACCGAGAAGCCCAGCTAAATGCGGCCAGGACTGGGGCGTCCTACAGCCAACGTGCCTTCCCGGGCCGCTTACCCCCATGGATGCTCTCCTTCCGGGAGGGTGACAAGGATGAGGAAGTGAAGGCCTGCCGCCTGGACGCCGGGGACACCCAGCCTCGGCGGCCACGGGACCTGGAGAAGGAGCGCTGGGCGGTCATCCAGGGCCAGGCCCTCAGGAAGAACAGCACGGTGGCCACGCTCCACGGCACCCCTGGCCACCTGGACCCCAGGAGCCCCGGCCAACCTGAGCCTGGGCCCCTGGAGGAGAGCGCCGTGGACAGGGAGCAGATCGACTTCCTGGCAGCGAAGCAGCAGTTCCTGAGTCTGGAGCAGGCCAATGCAGGGGGCCCTCTGCACCCTCCGGCTCGGGTGGCCCCTGCCCGTGCCCCACCGGGGCTCAGTCAGGCCCCCAAGGCCTCAAGTGGGCTGCTCCTGGCCAATGGGTGTGATGTCCCGCTGAAGCCCCAGGAGAGGGAGGTGCTCCTTCGAGAGAAGAGGGTCTGTGGCCTTCCGGCTGTATCTGGCGCCCAGGCTGCAGATGACCCCGGCTCCCGTTCCCAAGTGGGGTCCCTGGAGCTCCCCAAGGAGACCCCCATCGAGCGGGAGATCCGGCTGGCCCAGGAGCGGGAAGCAGACCTGCGAGAGCAGAGGGGGCTACGGCGGGAGAACAGCCAGCAGGAGCTGGTGGAGATACCCAGCAGGCCCCTGCTGACCAAGGTGAGCCTGACCGCGGCCCCACGGCGGGACCGAGGGCGCCCGTCACTCTACGTGCAGTGGGACTTGGCGCAGGAGACGCAGCGTGAGGAGGACCACCGGTGGCGGGAGGGCCTGCAGGCCACACCCAACAGGCTCTCCCGGGCTCCCCAGTCTGGGCTCAGGAGAGCCCTTAGCTCAGACTCCATCCTGGACCTGGCCTCGGACAGCAGCACGGCTGACCCTGCCCCAGAGGTGAGGAAGGTGGGCCGCATCCCGGCGGATGCCTACCAGCCGTACCTGCATCCTGGGAGCCCCCGGCTGGACTTCGAAGCCTTCCACGCGCATGGCAAGCTCCGTGGTCTCTCTACGGATGAGGCCAAGGCTGCGGGCTCTCCAAGGGCCACAGGGTCTCTGAGGCATCTCTTGGAATCCTCTGGAAACCCCCCAGGCATGAAGCCGGAGTGCTCCAAGCCGCCCCGGGGGCGCCTGCAAGCCCACGGAGGTGTCATTCGATGGGAGTATTTCCACCTGAGCCCCCTGCGGTTCAGGGTCCCAGATGTGCCCCCGCGGGCCGAGGGCCCCCGCGTccgaggctgggaggtggggggtacCCTGGCATCGAGGCTGCAAAGGTCCCCGTCGTCAGAGCTGCtggagagggaggtggagagcGTCCTGCAGCGCGAGCAGGAGGTGGCCGAGGAGCGGCGGAATGCACTGTTCCCTGAGGTTTTCTCCCCACCACCTGCCGAGGACAATGACGGAGGTGACCAGGACTCCAGGGGCTCCTCCGCGGCCTCGG GCATCATGGGCAGCTACTCGGTGCCCGAGTCCCACTTCTTCAGCCCCATCCACCTGCACTCAGGCCTGGTGTGGACGGCGGAGGCCCCTGCCGAGGCTTCTCCTGAGCGGAGGAAAAAGAGGGAGCAGCGG TATGCTGGCATCAAGTCCTTAGACCACATCGACTCAGAG GTCCTGGAAGCCACGCGAGTGACCCACCACAAGAATGCCATGGCGAGGCGCTGGGAAGCTGGTATCTACACCAGTGAGAGCCAGGACTGA